One Paenibacillus riograndensis SBR5 DNA segment encodes these proteins:
- a CDS encoding non-ribosomal peptide synthetase: protein MSIQNANINVLLSTSEMKKKKKYWLNRVVGSETDSRILTDPHKSALGIEGKESLRLDIPDGLFQQLQHLSNRSDDSLYYILLTALKWLIVKHTESSIITVASPVYMDENSTSEAYNHYVPIIDTFTTGMTFRESLLQVRETTLGAYDHQDYPFDKIIEDVQAISDRDFSFVRHVLCLLTNIHNDAVIPDVGSNIVFGFTRDDAGISLNLIYNLKYFTRNFVMQLAKQYFQILKGAAENVSIKLGSMSLLSAEESLKLLKEQTRTYQNMEDMTLYELFEKQVRQTPDHVAVKFNNQSITYRDLNAKANKLARVLRNQGVGANQIVGLLVERSIDMAVGILGILKSGAAYLPLDIKSPEERLQFLIEDAGIEVAVSNKQTEEKLKRDGLTVIRLDDDVLLENESDLDLILGRALDHPAYVIYTSGTTGQPKGVIIEHRSISNTIQWRKSEYSFDASDRMLQLFSYIFDGFLTSFFTPIVSGATVVFLDETEARDPLAIIQLITLHKITHFIAVPTLYSALLRNMKPEEAQSLRIVTLAGEKVTPNLLIASKQLHPGMEIVNEYGPTESSVLATLKRDLKPDDTELTIGKPIGNTRVYIVGDNLELKAAGMVGELCISGAGLARGYLHNEVLTRDKFVSNPFEANERMYRTGDLARWTTGGEIEIIGRADTQVKLRGYRIELGEIENRLLEYNGITEAVVALWEDQNDNSRICAYIVCDRVLSALELRESLSKSLPEYMLPTHFFQLEQFPMTPTGKMDRNALRNNQDLKELGARFQHPTNEIESRLVEIWKNVLEVDKVSIHDNFFMLGGHSLKATMLLSRLHKEFQVEIELDEIFEKQTICNLAALIKSKRPGTYSSILPTEKRDYYPMSSAQKRMYALYHLEGESTSYNMPEVMVMEGELDVGQVESVLRQMISRHEILRTSFHMIHHEPVQVVHDTIDFSIDYTEEKIDDIRLEADRFIQPFDLDTSPLFRVKIIKIASRHYLFMFDMHHIISDGISIGLFIKELALLYGNAVLPEPEIQFKDFSVWEKESAENGDFKQQEEFWLKMFKGEVPLLELPVDYKRPVHKSYEGSKIPFTLDKETTRKLKELAGDNGATLYMLLLALFNIMLSKITNQEDIIVGSPVTRRRQVELESVMGMFSNTLAMRNFPAGNKRFKDFLNEVKSSALSAFDNQDYQFEEMISKLDIVRDTGRNPLFDAMLILQNIAVNQFQFGEMKVSFYEHEHNISRFDITLHCLEGLDGLLHCSFEYCTRLFKRETVETMIDYLKAIVNQVIADREIRISDICMVSENAVQQILAFNQTSFDLPADQTIHGLFEEQAKRRGDEPALEFLDQTMSYGELNKRANQLARLLREKGVTAGSVVGLMFERSFEMMIGWLGILKSGGAYLPIDPDYPGERIKFMIEDSGIQLVLTQNIPYNWLDFDGEVIDLNCAGLNNMDGSNLPVINRSSDLAYMIYTSGTTGKPKGTLLEHKGIVNLTASNKEQLKIQDRERVVQFSSISFDVSLMDISMSILLGGTLCLTTKEILNDNSCFEAFLNSNRITAAILPPTYLANLNPNNIHTVDKMITIGSAISSGLVNEWKRKCEYINAYGPTETTVYSSVWIANKQGEVDDPVPIGKPILNTQMYILDKYRNLQPVGIPGELCIGGIGLTRGYWKRPEMTADKIITAADSRIGKVYRTGDLARWLPDGNLEYLGRMDEQVKIRGFRVEPQEIKAELLKIEGIKDVIVTHRKNQLQHASICAYYISAMDYSVTELRKQLLSKLPEFMIPAYFVRMEAFPLTSNGKIDQKLLPVPENSMQRHSGYIPPRNEIELMLAEVWEEVLRLEKVGIEDNFFEVGGDSLKAMQVAAILGKHRLHMEIKDLFHRQKIAELSECVRDLRNNPIVENPVGRIDSSGTEGDASIEVLCSIWLAEIKDQELRHTESIRNAPLVGKHLPAAVQKYHLMNAEKVHTSIPFRSCGDIGKIQKAILRLVNEQVLLRSVIVNDGENTYFYEHGSVYNLPFILIDLSGFDAARRSECLAYLQDHFNKLPFERDNGLLYRLVLVQTAPEDYMLLYSADHAVSDGLSLGIITDQLAAYFAGDSSLPVHSLKHHQNYWDYADQMQKGPQNLSEQQLCGMFRLAAFAAQARELEKYINSKNRHKSTMLDLVIPLRLGNKEKSHWQLALEVMIPLCGKMFGIREVPFWLVNNGRRYEENLYYDIVGDFADVIPVLAGNNQTDSLEKWIQHLVNECVKGNISFVNLMLNGGTAYPFAETSRLLEKLYSGASIMFNYYGVLQSCSEDLTLQEIAVSAEYGERAEDSNGKIGFYVWQGEDYLKLKIILPFEEDRDDLLFVLQEAAGNIQPIVTQRD, encoded by the coding sequence ATGTCCATTCAAAATGCCAATATAAACGTTCTGTTATCGACTTCCGAAATGAAAAAGAAGAAAAAGTACTGGTTAAACAGGGTTGTTGGAAGCGAGACAGACAGCCGGATTCTGACTGACCCTCACAAATCTGCTCTCGGCATAGAGGGCAAAGAAAGCCTGCGGTTGGATATTCCTGATGGACTGTTCCAGCAGCTTCAGCATTTAAGCAACCGGTCCGACGATTCTCTTTACTATATACTTCTGACGGCGTTGAAGTGGCTGATTGTAAAGCATACCGAAAGCAGCATAATCACTGTCGCATCACCTGTATATATGGACGAGAACAGCACCAGCGAGGCGTACAATCATTATGTCCCGATTATTGACACGTTTACCACCGGCATGACGTTCAGGGAAAGCCTGCTTCAAGTCAGGGAAACCACCTTGGGAGCGTACGATCATCAGGATTATCCGTTCGATAAAATCATCGAAGATGTACAGGCAATCAGCGATCGTGATTTTTCTTTTGTCCGTCATGTGCTTTGTTTGCTGACCAATATCCATAATGATGCGGTCATTCCCGATGTAGGCAGCAATATTGTCTTTGGCTTTACCCGGGATGACGCTGGAATTAGTCTGAACTTAATATATAACCTCAAATATTTCACCAGAAATTTTGTAATGCAGCTAGCCAAACAATATTTCCAAATTCTGAAGGGGGCAGCGGAGAATGTAAGCATCAAGCTTGGTTCTATGAGTTTGCTGTCGGCGGAGGAATCGCTGAAGCTTTTAAAGGAGCAAACGCGAACCTATCAGAACATGGAAGACATGACGCTCTATGAACTGTTCGAGAAACAGGTTCGCCAGACTCCGGACCACGTGGCAGTCAAGTTCAACAACCAATCCATAACGTACAGAGATTTGAATGCCAAAGCCAACAAGCTCGCCAGAGTGCTCAGAAATCAAGGAGTCGGGGCCAACCAGATCGTGGGGCTGCTTGTCGAGCGGTCAATCGATATGGCTGTGGGCATATTGGGAATCTTGAAGTCAGGTGCGGCTTATTTGCCGCTGGATATAAAAAGCCCAGAGGAAAGACTGCAATTTCTAATCGAAGATGCTGGGATCGAAGTTGCCGTCTCTAACAAGCAGACCGAAGAGAAGCTGAAGCGGGACGGTTTGACAGTCATTCGGCTGGATGATGATGTCTTATTGGAGAACGAAAGCGATCTGGACTTAATTCTAGGCAGAGCTTTAGATCATCCCGCCTATGTTATTTATACATCGGGTACTACGGGACAGCCTAAAGGTGTTATTATCGAACACCGCAGCATTTCGAACACTATCCAGTGGAGAAAAAGCGAATACAGCTTTGATGCAAGTGACCGTATGCTTCAGTTGTTTTCCTATATTTTCGACGGATTCCTTACCAGCTTTTTTACGCCTATCGTATCCGGTGCCACGGTAGTATTTTTGGACGAAACGGAAGCGAGAGATCCTTTAGCCATTATTCAATTGATCACATTGCATAAAATCACTCATTTTATCGCCGTACCCACCTTATACAGCGCCTTGTTGCGGAACATGAAGCCCGAGGAGGCCCAAAGCCTCCGCATCGTTACCTTAGCAGGTGAGAAAGTAACACCCAATTTACTCATAGCTAGCAAGCAACTGCATCCCGGAATGGAAATCGTGAATGAATACGGACCAACAGAAAGCAGTGTGCTGGCAACCCTCAAAAGGGATCTGAAACCGGATGACACAGAGCTGACGATCGGAAAACCTATCGGAAATACCAGAGTTTATATCGTAGGCGACAATCTGGAATTAAAAGCGGCGGGTATGGTCGGGGAGCTGTGCATTTCAGGCGCCGGTCTGGCGAGAGGATATTTGCATAATGAAGTGCTTACCCGTGATAAGTTCGTCAGCAATCCATTTGAGGCCAACGAAAGAATGTACCGGACAGGAGACCTTGCACGTTGGACAACGGGCGGGGAAATAGAAATTATCGGAAGGGCGGATACACAGGTTAAGCTCAGAGGCTACCGGATTGAGCTGGGAGAAATCGAAAACCGTTTGCTGGAATATAACGGAATCACGGAAGCGGTAGTTGCACTATGGGAGGATCAGAACGATAACTCCAGAATTTGTGCTTATATTGTGTGCGACAGAGTGTTGTCGGCGCTGGAGCTAAGGGAATCGTTGTCGAAGTCTCTGCCGGAGTATATGCTGCCAACCCACTTTTTTCAACTGGAACAGTTCCCCATGACGCCGACAGGAAAAATGGACAGGAATGCCTTGCGGAATAATCAGGACCTTAAGGAACTCGGGGCCCGGTTCCAGCATCCGACGAATGAAATTGAAAGCAGACTGGTGGAAATCTGGAAAAATGTACTGGAGGTCGACAAAGTCTCGATTCATGATAATTTTTTTATGCTGGGTGGCCATTCTCTGAAGGCAACCATGCTTTTGTCTAGGCTTCATAAGGAATTCCAGGTAGAAATCGAATTGGATGAAATATTTGAAAAGCAAACGATATGCAACCTCGCGGCCTTGATTAAAAGTAAACGTCCCGGCACGTACTCCTCTATTCTGCCAACAGAAAAACGGGATTATTACCCCATGTCCTCAGCACAGAAAAGAATGTACGCCCTATACCATCTGGAAGGGGAATCTACGAGCTATAATATGCCGGAAGTGATGGTGATGGAGGGAGAACTGGATGTTGGTCAGGTGGAAAGCGTCCTTAGGCAAATGATCTCCCGCCATGAAATATTAAGAACCTCATTCCATATGATACATCATGAGCCGGTTCAGGTTGTGCATGACACTATTGATTTTTCAATTGATTATACAGAAGAGAAAATAGACGATATCCGCTTAGAGGCAGACAGGTTCATTCAGCCTTTTGATTTAGACACATCCCCGCTGTTCAGGGTGAAGATCATCAAAATCGCCAGCCGCCATTATCTTTTTATGTTCGATATGCATCATATTATATCTGACGGGATTTCGATTGGGTTGTTCATTAAAGAACTGGCCCTGCTTTATGGGAATGCCGTACTGCCGGAGCCGGAAATTCAGTTTAAGGATTTTTCCGTATGGGAGAAGGAATCCGCTGAGAACGGGGATTTCAAGCAGCAGGAAGAGTTCTGGCTGAAAATGTTCAAGGGCGAAGTTCCGCTGCTGGAATTGCCCGTTGATTACAAGAGACCGGTTCACAAGAGTTATGAAGGAAGCAAAATTCCTTTTACTCTCGATAAAGAAACTACTCGCAAGCTCAAAGAGCTTGCGGGCGACAATGGCGCGACGCTGTATATGCTTCTATTAGCCCTTTTTAATATTATGCTGTCAAAAATTACGAACCAGGAAGACATTATAGTGGGTTCCCCTGTCACACGCAGAAGGCAGGTTGAACTGGAAAGTGTCATGGGCATGTTCTCGAATACTTTGGCGATGAGAAATTTCCCCGCAGGGAATAAACGTTTCAAGGATTTCTTAAATGAGGTCAAAAGCAGTGCACTGAGTGCCTTTGACAACCAGGATTATCAATTTGAAGAAATGATTTCAAAACTGGACATCGTGAGGGACACGGGACGGAATCCCCTTTTTGATGCGATGCTTATCCTGCAGAATATCGCCGTCAATCAGTTTCAGTTCGGAGAGATGAAGGTATCTTTCTATGAACACGAGCATAACATTTCAAGGTTCGATATTACCCTTCATTGTCTGGAAGGACTGGATGGATTGCTGCACTGCAGCTTCGAATACTGCACCAGATTATTCAAACGCGAAACCGTGGAGACCATGATCGATTATCTCAAAGCAATAGTCAACCAGGTCATTGCGGACCGGGAGATTAGGATATCCGATATCTGCATGGTTTCAGAGAATGCTGTCCAGCAGATATTGGCTTTCAACCAGACTTCGTTTGACTTGCCGGCCGATCAAACCATTCATGGATTGTTCGAAGAACAGGCGAAACGCCGCGGTGATGAGCCTGCCCTGGAGTTTCTTGATCAAACCATGAGTTACGGTGAGCTGAATAAGAGAGCAAATCAGTTGGCGCGATTGCTGAGAGAGAAAGGCGTCACCGCCGGTTCAGTGGTGGGCCTCATGTTTGAGCGTTCTTTTGAAATGATGATCGGTTGGCTGGGCATTCTTAAGTCTGGAGGCGCGTATTTACCGATCGACCCGGACTATCCGGGTGAAAGAATCAAATTCATGATTGAAGACAGCGGCATACAATTAGTGCTGACCCAGAACATTCCTTATAACTGGCTGGATTTCGACGGGGAAGTTATAGATCTGAATTGCGCCGGACTGAACAATATGGATGGCTCCAACCTCCCTGTAATAAACCGGTCAAGCGACTTGGCTTATATGATCTATACTTCCGGCACAACCGGAAAGCCTAAGGGAACTTTACTGGAGCACAAAGGGATCGTGAACTTGACCGCCTCCAACAAGGAGCAGCTTAAAATTCAGGACCGCGAGCGGGTTGTTCAATTTTCCAGCATTTCCTTTGACGTATCATTAATGGATATTTCCATGTCCATCTTGCTGGGCGGCACTTTATGTCTCACGACCAAGGAGATCCTGAATGACAACAGCTGCTTCGAAGCATTTCTAAATTCCAACAGGATTACGGCAGCAATCCTGCCGCCGACTTATTTGGCCAATTTGAATCCAAATAACATTCATACGGTTGACAAGATGATTACGATCGGTTCAGCGATTTCATCCGGACTGGTCAATGAATGGAAAAGGAAATGCGAGTACATCAATGCCTATGGACCGACGGAAACGACCGTATATTCTTCGGTTTGGATCGCCAATAAGCAAGGTGAAGTGGATGACCCCGTTCCGATAGGCAAGCCGATACTGAATACTCAAATGTATATCCTGGATAAATATCGCAATCTTCAACCGGTGGGAATTCCGGGAGAACTGTGTATTGGCGGTATAGGCTTGACCAGGGGGTACTGGAAGCGGCCTGAGATGACCGCGGATAAAATAATTACTGCTGCCGATTCCAGAATCGGAAAAGTGTACCGGACAGGCGACTTGGCTAGATGGCTGCCGGATGGGAATCTAGAGTATTTGGGCCGGATGGACGAGCAGGTCAAAATAAGGGGCTTCAGGGTTGAGCCTCAAGAAATTAAAGCGGAATTGCTTAAGATCGAGGGCATTAAAGATGTAATCGTAACACACCGAAAAAATCAGCTTCAGCATGCCAGCATCTGTGCTTACTACATTTCCGCAATGGATTATTCAGTGACCGAATTAAGGAAGCAGCTCCTGAGCAAATTGCCTGAATTTATGATTCCTGCGTATTTTGTCCGAATGGAGGCTTTCCCGTTGACCTCCAACGGCAAGATTGATCAGAAATTATTGCCTGTGCCGGAGAATAGTATGCAGCGCCATTCCGGATACATTCCCCCTAGGAACGAAATCGAGTTGATGCTGGCGGAAGTCTGGGAAGAAGTGCTGCGGCTGGAAAAGGTGGGAATCGAAGATAATTTCTTTGAGGTTGGCGGAGATTCTCTGAAGGCAATGCAAGTGGCTGCAATACTGGGTAAGCACCGGCTGCATATGGAAATCAAGGATCTGTTTCATCGCCAGAAGATTGCCGAGCTCTCGGAATGTGTCCGGGATCTGCGAAATAATCCAATCGTGGAGAACCCTGTTGGAAGAATCGATTCATCTGGCACTGAAGGGGATGCTTCTATAGAAGTATTATGCAGCATATGGCTGGCTGAGATAAAGGATCAAGAGCTAAGGCATACGGAAAGTATCCGAAATGCCCCGTTGGTTGGGAAACATTTACCGGCGGCTGTTCAGAAATACCATCTGATGAATGCCGAAAAGGTCCATACTTCCATTCCATTTCGGAGCTGCGGCGATATTGGCAAGATTCAAAAAGCTATTTTGCGGCTCGTAAACGAACAGGTGCTGTTGAGATCTGTAATCGTAAATGACGGAGAAAATACGTATTTTTACGAACATGGCTCTGTATATAATCTTCCGTTTATATTGATTGATCTGTCCGGTTTTGATGCAGCACGGAGAAGTGAATGTCTGGCTTATTTGCAAGATCATTTCAACAAACTTCCATTTGAACGGGACAATGGATTATTATACCGTTTAGTTCTGGTCCAAACCGCTCCTGAAGATTATATGCTGCTGTATTCTGCCGATCACGCAGTTTCTGATGGATTAAGCCTGGGGATTATCACGGATCAATTGGCTGCTTACTTTGCCGGCGACTCTTCACTGCCTGTTCACTCCCTAAAGCATCATCAGAACTATTGGGATTATGCGGACCAAATGCAAAAGGGACCCCAAAATCTAAGCGAGCAGCAATTGTGCGGGATGTTCCGGTTGGCCGCATTTGCAGCGCAGGCCAGAGAATTGGAGAAGTACATCAACTCCAAAAACAGGCATAAATCTACAATGCTAGATCTGGTTATCCCCCTGAGGCTGGGAAACAAGGAGAAGTCGCATTGGCAGCTCGCTTTAGAGGTAATGATTCCCCTTTGCGGCAAAATGTTTGGAATCCGCGAGGTACCTTTTTGGCTGGTGAATAACGGAAGACGTTATGAAGAGAATCTCTATTACGATATCGTCGGAGACTTTGCAGATGTTATACCAGTGCTGGCGGGAAATAACCAAACGGATTCCCTCGAAAAATGGATTCAGCATCTGGTTAATGAATGTGTCAAGGGTAACATCAGCTTTGTCAATCTGATGCTGAATGGAGGGACGGCTTATCCTTTTGCGGAGACCTCCAGGCTTCTTGAGAAGCTATATTCAGGTGCGTCGATCATGTTCAACTACTATGGTGTCTTACAATCCTGCAGCGAGGATCTCACATTGCAAGAAATTGCGGTCAGCGCAGAATATGGTGAGCGGGCAGAAGACAGCAACGGGAAGATCGGGTTCTATGTCTGGCAGGGAGAAGACTATTTGAAGCTAAAAATCATCCTGCCATTTGAAGAAGATAGAGATGACCTTTTATTTGTCCTGCAGGAGGCCGCAGGAAACATCCAGCCCATTGTTACGCAACGAGATTAG